A window of Longimicrobiales bacterium genomic DNA:
CGATCGAGGATACGGGACCGGGCATTCCACGGGAGATGCAGCCGCGGCTCTTCGACGAGTTCGTGCGCGTCGAGCCGCACGACAGCGGGGGCGCAGGCATCGGGCTCACGATCGCACGGCGCATCGCGCATGCGCTGGGTGGTGAAATCACGCTGCACAGCATCGAAGGGAAGGGCAGTGTGTTCACACTGTGGCTGCCGCTGGACGGGGAGGGACCGGGTTGAGGGGATCGCAATGGTGGCTCCACCGCGCCGGCAGGCGTGCGCGCTCCGCGCGGGTTCGACATCGCCGATGCATTCCGCTGCTCCTGCTGCTGCCGACGCTGCTGGTCGCGTGCGATGACGGGCGCAGCGGGCACGCCGCACGTGCAGACGAGCATGCGACGTCCGCCCGGCCTGCTGCACGCGCGCCGAGCGTCGGTCTCGACAGCACACTCCTCGCGCAGGCGTACGACAGTGCTGCACGCATGCCGCGGCTCCGCAGCCTGCTCGTCGCACGCCACGGCGAGCTGGTGCGCGAGGCGTACTACAACGGTGCGGACGCGAACGCGCGCACCAACATCAAGTCGGCGTCCAAGAGCATCCTCTCGGCGCTGGTAGGGATTGCGATTGCCGAGGGGCACTTCACCGGCCTCGACCAGCCGATCGCTCCACTCTTTCCCGAGTACACGGCGCGCGAGGCCGACCCCCGGATGGCCGGTGTCACCGTAGGCACACTGCTGTCGATGCAGGCGGGCCTGGAACCGACGTCGTTCGGCAACTACGGCTCGTGGGTCTCGAGTGGCAACTGGGTCCGCAACGCACTCACGCGCCCGTTCGTCGACGAGCCCGGCGGACGCATGCTCTACAGCACGGGCAGCAGTCACATCCTGTCGGCCGCACTCACGCGCGCGACCGGCATGAGCACACTCGCCTACGCGCGCAGCCGCCTCTTCGAGCCGCTCGGCATCGAGCTGCGCGGCTGGACCACCGACCCGCAGGGCGTCTACTTCGGCGGCAACGAGATGCGGCTCCGCCCGCGCGAGCTGCTCGCCTTTGCCGAGCTGTATCGCCGGGGCGGAACTCACGAGGGCAGGCAGATCGTACCGGCAGCGTGGATCAGGGACTCGTGGACGCAGCGCACGACGTCGCGCTTCAACGGCCACGGCTACGGCCTCGGCTGGTGGATCCGCGAGCGCCGCGGCTACGACGTGTACTTCGCGTGGGGCTACGGCGGACAGTACGCGTTCATCGTGCCGGAGCTGGAGCTCACCGTCGTGACGACGTCCGATGCGGTCTCGGCACGGGAGGGCGGCCACAACCGCGCGCTGCACGACCTCCTGACGAACGTGCTGATTCCGGCGGCAGAGCGGGGGGCGGCGCAGGTCTCGATGTGAGCGAACGGCAGCGTCTGGGGGCAGCGGCCGCCGGATGCGCGGCGCAGCCCCCGACGTGAGCGACACCCTGGCGGTGGGCGGCGCCCGGGATGCGCGGCGCAGCTGCGACGTGACCGACGCCCTTT
This region includes:
- a CDS encoding serine hydrolase, giving the protein MRGSQWWLHRAGRRARSARVRHRRCIPLLLLLPTLLVACDDGRSGHAARADEHATSARPAARAPSVGLDSTLLAQAYDSAARMPRLRSLLVARHGELVREAYYNGADANARTNIKSASKSILSALVGIAIAEGHFTGLDQPIAPLFPEYTAREADPRMAGVTVGTLLSMQAGLEPTSFGNYGSWVSSGNWVRNALTRPFVDEPGGRMLYSTGSSHILSAALTRATGMSTLAYARSRLFEPLGIELRGWTTDPQGVYFGGNEMRLRPRELLAFAELYRRGGTHEGRQIVPAAWIRDSWTQRTTSRFNGHGYGLGWWIRERRGYDVYFAWGYGGQYAFIVPELELTVVTTSDAVSAREGGHNRALHDLLTNVLIPAAERGAAQVSM